A single genomic interval of Spinacia oleracea cultivar Varoflay chromosome 6, BTI_SOV_V1, whole genome shotgun sequence harbors:
- the LOC130462750 gene encoding ubiquitin-like-specific protease 1, translating into MKTMMLGLKEGEHVKVHCTKRTFNMEKDFEISVTVEDTDQLLSGAWLNISIIQVFATALSELCFHDDCHPNSIGFMCPEMISATMLKSDADRILLYITRSMSALSSKTFILCPYYEKSHWMLLVLCLSKREVYIFDSQQKKRNLMIKEPLNNAFRSYKRLGGQSKGTKLTWIPAQCAQQPGSLDCGYYVMRFMYDIIMNHGNSQDLTKDFSRTLPYSPEEINEVKDFWADYFMNNVEFLA; encoded by the exons atgaaaactatgatgttgggattaaaagaaggggagcacgttaaggtacattgcactaaaaggacattcaatatggaaaaggactttgaaattagtgtcaccgttgaagacaccgatcaacttctctcgggagcatggctcaatatatcaataatacaagtttttgctac ggctttgagtgagttgtgttttcacgatgattgtcaccccaatagtattggattcatgtgcccggagatgatctcggccaccatgttaaagtccgatgcagatcgaattctattgtacatcacgaggtccatgagtgcacttagttctaagacattcatcttatgtccatactacgaaaa gagtcactggatgcttttagttctttgcttgtctaaacgtgaggtctacatatttgattctcaacagaagaagagaaatttgatgattaaggagccactaaacaa tgcttttcggagttacaagagactaggtggacaatctaagggaactaaattaacatggattccagcacag tgtgctcaacaaccgggatcactagattgtggctactacgtcatgcgttttatgtacgacataataatgaatcatggtaatagtcaagatcttactaag gatttttcaagaacattgccctattcaccggaggagattaatgaggtgaaagatttttgggcagattacttcatgaacaatgtcgaatttttagcttaa